In Juglans microcarpa x Juglans regia isolate MS1-56 chromosome 4S, Jm3101_v1.0, whole genome shotgun sequence, a single window of DNA contains:
- the LOC121261930 gene encoding uncharacterized protein LOC121261930: MSTVTDEIKAKAEFYQGDEICQAKSKELLKEMALPNGLLPLHDIEECGYLRETGFVWLKQKASITHKFEQIDRLVTYATEVTAYVEPGKIKKLTGVKAKELLVWLTLTEFSVADPPTGKITFKSTTGLYRSFPVSAFEVEEHVKESVKENLEVNEARVEVQEV, encoded by the coding sequence ATGTCTACGGTCACAGATGAGATCAAAGCCAAGGCAGAGTTCTACCAGGGAGACGAGATTTGTCAAGCAAAGTCGAAGGAACTGCTCAAAGAAATGGCGTTGCCAAATGGTTTACTGCCGCTGCATGACATTGAAGAATGTGGGTATCTGAGGGAGACTGGGTTTGTATGGCTGAAGCAGAAAGCGAGCATAACCCACAAATTTGAACAGATTGACAGGCTTGTGACCTATGCCACTGAAGTCACAGCCTATGTTGAGCCCGGAAAGATCAAGAAGCTCACCGGGGTGAAGGCCAAGGAGCTCTTGGTTTGGCTCACACTCACTGAATTCTCAGTGGCTGATCCCCCTACTGGGAAGATCACTTTCAAGAGTACCACAGGGCTCTACAGGTCATTCCCCGTGTCAGCTTTTGAAGTTGAGGAGCATGTCAAGGAATCTGTGAAGGAAAACCTGGAAGTGAATGAAGCTCGTGTGGAAGTGCAAGAGGTCTGA